Proteins co-encoded in one Haloarcula pelagica genomic window:
- the guaA gene encoding glutamine-hydrolyzing GMP synthase produces the protein MVEVESFIDEAKAEIAEEIGDAHAVIGLSGGVDSSTAAALAYEAIGDQLTAVYVDTGLMRKGETDEIRETFDYMDSLRIVEAQDRFLDALEGETDPEEKRHIIGEQFIREFEEVAREVDADYLVQGTIYPDRIESEGTIKSHHNVGGLPERIDFEGIVEPMRDLYKDEVREVARALDLEEIISERMPFPGPGLAVRIIGEVTEEKLEVAREANHVVEEELVEYEPWQALAAVIGKATGVKGDNRVHGWVVAVRSVESRDGMTARAQELDWETLQRIQSRITGAHENVARVVYDVTHKPPATIEYE, from the coding sequence ATGGTCGAAGTCGAGTCGTTCATCGACGAGGCCAAAGCCGAGATCGCCGAGGAGATCGGCGACGCACACGCCGTCATCGGCCTCTCGGGTGGCGTCGACTCCTCGACGGCCGCCGCCCTGGCCTACGAGGCCATCGGCGACCAACTGACCGCGGTGTACGTCGACACCGGGCTCATGCGGAAAGGCGAGACCGACGAGATCCGCGAGACGTTCGACTACATGGACTCGCTGCGGATCGTCGAGGCCCAGGACCGATTCCTCGACGCGCTGGAGGGAGAGACCGATCCCGAGGAGAAGCGCCACATCATCGGCGAGCAGTTCATCCGGGAGTTCGAGGAGGTCGCCCGCGAGGTCGACGCCGACTACCTCGTCCAGGGGACGATCTACCCCGACCGGATCGAGAGCGAGGGGACGATCAAGTCCCACCACAACGTCGGTGGCCTCCCCGAGCGCATCGACTTCGAGGGCATCGTCGAACCGATGCGTGACCTCTACAAGGACGAGGTCCGCGAGGTGGCCCGAGCGCTCGATCTGGAGGAGATCATCTCCGAGCGGATGCCGTTCCCCGGTCCCGGCCTCGCCGTCCGTATCATCGGCGAGGTCACCGAGGAGAAACTCGAAGTCGCCCGCGAGGCCAACCACGTCGTCGAGGAGGAACTGGTCGAGTACGAGCCCTGGCAGGCACTGGCCGCGGTCATCGGCAAGGCCACCGGCGTCAAGGGCGACAACCGCGTCCACGGCTGGGTCGTCGCGGTCCGATCGGTCGAGAGCCGCGACGGCATGACCGCCCGCGCTCAGGAACTGGACTGGGAGACGCTCCAGCGCATCCAGAGCCGCATCACCGGCGCCCACGAGAACGTCGCCCGGGTCGTCTACGACGTGACCCACAAGCCGCCGGCGACCATCGAGTACGAGTAG
- a CDS encoding peroxiredoxin, with amino-acid sequence MLEPGAGAPAISATNQHGETVSPEFSTPTVVYFYPKDDTRGCTVEANEFQAALPQFREGGIEVYGVSMDTVESHADFAEAEGLVFDLLADPDGEVAAAFGVDTSAGHTGRHTFVLANGEVVAVYASVDPNGHAQDVLTDVRNEFVRGG; translated from the coding sequence ATGCTCGAACCCGGTGCCGGCGCACCAGCGATCAGCGCGACGAACCAGCACGGCGAGACGGTCTCGCCGGAGTTCTCGACGCCGACGGTCGTCTACTTCTACCCGAAAGACGACACGCGGGGCTGTACCGTCGAGGCAAACGAGTTCCAGGCCGCGCTCCCGCAGTTCCGGGAGGGCGGGATCGAGGTCTACGGCGTCTCGATGGACACCGTCGAGAGCCACGCCGACTTCGCCGAGGCCGAGGGGCTCGTGTTCGACCTGCTGGCCGATCCGGACGGCGAAGTGGCCGCCGCCTTCGGCGTCGACACGAGCGCGGGCCACACCGGCCGGCACACGTTCGTCCTGGCAAACGGCGAAGTGGTCGCAGTCTACGCGTCCGTCGATCCGAACGGTCACGCACAGGACGTGCTGACCGACGTGCGAAACGAGTTCGTTCGCGGCGGCTAG
- a CDS encoding alpha/beta hydrolase, translating to MTDPVHVPGGRRVVGSLDAPDADAAVVACPPHPQQGGSRSDPRLRAVGDALGPDLACLRIDYGPWDEGRGERIDAENALAWAADRYDAVGLFGYSFGAAVALRAAASLADGPVAPRACSVLAPPAGLTGQRDAAEAVDAVPCPLQVVYGDRDEAVAWGPVVERARDRGAVVESVAAGHGFAGHAGTVADLIAPFFRLHLVPER from the coding sequence ATGACCGATCCGGTCCACGTTCCGGGCGGCAGGCGGGTCGTCGGCTCGCTGGACGCGCCCGACGCCGACGCCGCCGTCGTCGCCTGCCCGCCACACCCCCAGCAGGGTGGGTCGCGGTCGGACCCGCGGCTCCGCGCGGTCGGCGACGCGCTCGGGCCCGACCTGGCCTGTCTCCGGATCGACTACGGCCCCTGGGACGAGGGACGTGGCGAGCGCATCGACGCCGAGAACGCCCTGGCGTGGGCCGCCGACCGTTACGACGCCGTCGGCCTGTTCGGGTACAGCTTCGGCGCTGCGGTGGCGCTCCGTGCGGCTGCCAGCCTGGCCGACGGTCCGGTCGCCCCGCGGGCCTGCTCGGTCCTCGCGCCGCCGGCCGGCCTGACGGGCCAGCGGGACGCCGCCGAGGCCGTCGACGCCGTCCCGTGCCCGCTCCAGGTCGTCTACGGTGACCGCGACGAAGCGGTTGCGTGGGGGCCGGTGGTCGAACGGGCGCGTGACCGGGGCGCTGTTGTCGAGTCGGTGGCCGCCGGCCACGGGTTCGCCGGCCACGCCGGTACGGTCGCCGATCTGATCGCCCCGTTCTTCCGGTTACACCTCGTGCCCGAGCGGTGA
- a CDS encoding beta-ribofuranosylaminobenzene 5'-phosphate synthase family protein, whose protein sequence is MPTVTTAARLHFGFQNLSLAHERLYGGVGLALAEPRLVVEADPADELRCDDEAARPYVERAVETLDVPGAAVSITERFPRHVGLGSGTQLSLAALIAVARAHDLTADVRTYAPELGRGGRSGVGVATFLQGGFVVDGGHPTERFTAEPPAEGDWEVPPVLARHNVPADWRFLLVVPDVDHGRSGAAEDRSMRDAVERADPGIADQISTLLTRELLPAIATRDRRAFGTAAATLGRLNGAWYADEQGGVYRPPAGELVEHLADAPAITGSGQSSWGPTVWGLTDVDSERAARDAGRAALDAAGVDGTVQVVAPRNTGADLVE, encoded by the coding sequence ATGCCGACGGTCACGACCGCCGCGCGACTCCACTTCGGGTTCCAGAACCTCTCGCTGGCCCACGAACGGCTGTACGGTGGCGTCGGGCTGGCACTGGCGGAGCCGCGGCTCGTCGTCGAGGCCGACCCCGCCGACGAACTCCGGTGTGACGACGAGGCGGCCCGGCCCTACGTCGAGCGCGCCGTCGAGACGCTGGACGTTCCCGGCGCGGCGGTGTCGATCACCGAGCGGTTCCCGCGCCACGTCGGGCTGGGCAGCGGCACCCAGCTCTCGCTCGCGGCGCTGATCGCCGTCGCCCGCGCCCACGATCTGACCGCCGACGTGCGGACCTACGCGCCGGAACTGGGCCGCGGTGGCCGCAGCGGCGTCGGCGTCGCGACCTTCCTCCAGGGCGGGTTCGTCGTCGACGGCGGCCACCCGACCGAGCGCTTCACCGCCGAACCGCCCGCGGAGGGCGACTGGGAGGTCCCGCCGGTGCTGGCCCGTCACAACGTACCGGCCGACTGGCGGTTCCTCCTCGTCGTCCCCGATGTCGACCACGGCCGGAGCGGCGCGGCCGAAGACCGGAGCATGCGCGACGCCGTCGAGCGTGCCGACCCCGGCATCGCCGATCAGATCTCGACGCTGCTGACCCGAGAGCTGCTCCCCGCGATCGCGACCCGGGATCGACGGGCGTTCGGGACGGCAGCGGCCACACTCGGCCGACTCAACGGGGCCTGGTACGCCGACGAGCAGGGCGGCGTCTACCGCCCGCCCGCGGGCGAACTCGTCGAACACCTCGCCGACGCGCCGGCGATCACCGGTTCGGGGCAGTCCTCGTGGGGGCCGACGGTCTGGGGACTGACCGATGTCGACAGCGAGCGCGCGGCACGCGACGCGGGCCGGGCGGCCCTCGACGCGGCGGGCGTCGACGGGACGGTCCAGGTCGTCGCGCCGCGCAACACGGGCGCCGACCTCGTGGAGTGA
- a CDS encoding sensor histidine kinase, producing MGTREDRSVLLVPGAGVDAEAAESTFAEAPFSSTILPTLPDIFDRLTNEVHHCLVLPERVGEQAGTDIAYGVRKLFPELPIVLVGVEPSTVPDELDVTALPHTSLRDPDVVDTVRGVLDDDAPSVAGREPSPMETLLLSLFDEMPDHLYAKDDAARHVMMGRGFNQPTDRIGLTDTEVGELVDEHAEAAYRDEMAILDGETDRIEVEEFLDLTAEYVLTKKVPWYDSDGNIRGLVGLTQDITDRKAREHDTRRQHERMVKVALLAAHKFRNELQIAHGRLELLDCDAEELTLVEESLSRISAVVDTVVTLSTQETDVSDRKPVWLSRLSREVWDTLAESQAELRIEDDARLVADQESAGLLMQFLFQNALEHVGPSVTVTVGSTPEGFSVADDGPGSEIDPPERVFDAGYTTVEGNTGFGLYIARMVAEDHGWEIELSESSDGGMRFDVVNVDLHD from the coding sequence ATGGGGACGCGTGAGGACCGGTCCGTGCTACTCGTACCCGGAGCAGGTGTCGACGCCGAGGCGGCCGAGTCGACGTTCGCCGAGGCGCCGTTCTCGTCGACGATCCTGCCCACGCTTCCCGACATCTTCGATAGACTGACCAACGAGGTGCACCACTGCCTGGTCCTCCCCGAACGCGTCGGCGAGCAGGCGGGGACCGACATCGCATACGGCGTCAGGAAGCTGTTTCCGGAGCTTCCGATCGTTCTCGTCGGCGTCGAGCCGTCCACGGTGCCGGACGAACTCGACGTGACCGCGCTCCCCCACACGTCCCTCCGGGACCCCGATGTCGTCGACACCGTCCGGGGGGTCCTCGACGACGACGCGCCGTCGGTCGCCGGGCGGGAGCCCTCACCGATGGAGACGCTGTTGCTCTCGCTGTTCGACGAGATGCCCGATCACCTCTACGCGAAAGACGACGCGGCCCGACACGTCATGATGGGGCGGGGGTTCAACCAGCCCACCGACCGGATCGGACTCACCGACACCGAGGTGGGCGAACTCGTCGACGAACACGCCGAGGCGGCCTACCGCGACGAGATGGCAATCCTCGACGGCGAGACCGATCGGATCGAGGTCGAGGAGTTTCTCGACCTGACCGCGGAGTACGTCCTCACGAAGAAGGTCCCGTGGTACGACAGCGACGGGAACATCCGGGGGTTGGTCGGCCTCACACAGGACATCACCGACCGGAAGGCCCGCGAACACGACACTCGCCGGCAACACGAACGGATGGTGAAAGTCGCGCTCCTGGCCGCCCACAAGTTCCGGAACGAACTCCAGATCGCCCACGGCCGGCTGGAACTGCTGGACTGTGACGCCGAGGAGCTCACCCTCGTCGAGGAGTCGCTCTCGCGGATCTCCGCTGTCGTCGATACGGTCGTCACCCTCTCGACACAGGAGACCGACGTGAGCGACCGGAAGCCGGTGTGGCTCTCCCGACTCAGCCGTGAAGTCTGGGACACGCTCGCCGAGAGCCAGGCCGAACTCCGGATCGAGGACGACGCCCGCCTCGTGGCCGACCAGGAGTCCGCCGGACTGCTCATGCAGTTTCTCTTCCAGAACGCGCTGGAACACGTCGGTCCGTCGGTCACCGTGACGGTCGGGTCGACGCCGGAGGGGTTCTCCGTCGCGGACGACGGGCCCGGGTCCGAGATCGACCCGCCCGAACGGGTGTTCGACGCCGGCTACACTACCGTCGAGGGAAACACCGGGTTCGGGCTCTACATCGCCCGGATGGTCGCCGAGGACCACGGCTGGGAGATCGAACTCTCGGAGTCGTCCGACGGCGGGATGCGGTTCGATGTCGTGAACGTCGATCTCCACGACTAG
- a CDS encoding PspA/IM30 family protein codes for MGILSRASYVIRSKLNAVLNRAEDPTETLDYSYEQLRNELQDVKQGIADLTTQKKRLEIQKRRLEENVEKHNEQARQAVKQDREDLARQALEKKKQKMTQIEELETQISQLQSQQDQLVEQKNELQKQIEQFRTKKETMKARHEAAKASKRVNEAMTGAGDEMEDVNRAIERAEERTEDMEARAQAMDELRDDGVLEDQLSDKSSLEKELDEVQQQGAVDAELDTLKAEMGKGEEPEPETDTESTGTEDLSESDLEQELASDGDVDVEAPEVSDGEVDAELEELKDDEKTS; via the coding sequence ATGGGAATCCTCTCGCGCGCGTCGTACGTCATCCGGTCCAAGCTCAACGCCGTCCTGAACCGGGCCGAAGACCCCACCGAGACCCTCGATTACAGCTACGAGCAGCTGCGCAACGAGCTGCAAGACGTGAAGCAGGGCATCGCGGACCTGACGACCCAGAAGAAACGCCTCGAGATCCAGAAGCGCCGCCTCGAAGAGAACGTCGAGAAACACAACGAACAGGCCCGCCAGGCCGTCAAACAGGACCGCGAGGACCTGGCCCGGCAGGCCCTAGAGAAGAAGAAACAGAAGATGACTCAGATCGAGGAACTGGAGACCCAGATCAGCCAGCTCCAGTCCCAGCAGGACCAGCTCGTCGAGCAGAAAAACGAGCTCCAGAAACAGATCGAGCAGTTCCGCACGAAAAAGGAGACGATGAAGGCCCGCCACGAGGCCGCCAAGGCATCGAAACGGGTCAACGAGGCGATGACCGGCGCCGGCGACGAGATGGAGGATGTCAACCGCGCGATCGAGCGCGCCGAGGAACGCACCGAGGACATGGAGGCCCGCGCGCAGGCCATGGACGAACTCCGGGACGACGGCGTCCTCGAAGACCAGCTCTCGGACAAGAGCTCGCTGGAGAAGGAACTCGACGAGGTCCAACAGCAGGGCGCGGTCGACGCCGAACTGGACACGCTGAAAGCGGAGATGGGCAAGGGCGAGGAGCCCGAGCCCGAAACCGATACCGAGTCTACCGGGACCGAGGACCTCTCGGAGAGCGACCTCGAACAGGAACTGGCGAGCGACGGTGATGTCGATGTCGAGGCCCCGGAGGTCTCGGACGGCGAGGTCGACGCCGAACTCGAAGAGCTGAAAGACGACGAGAAGACGAGCTAG
- a CDS encoding COG1361 S-layer family protein, translated as MPIAVPAAADGGPRPVTVAVTYELDGDDEVDRRRTVVRTLSVPVSDADLLAVTATNTTYRPGTDGRLRVTVENVGDRRLTDIEPRLSTTPPFASDAPGAYVDSLAPGESRTVAFPVTVAGDAVASTHSLPVNVTARTADGDTVRSETRDVPVTIVDTDLLAVTGVNATVPPDTDGHLDVRIENVGSVPLTDLTPRIDPAPPFTSEGPRSYVSRLAPGESTVVTFQLTVAEDAVPSTQSVRLNVTATTPDDDTVRSGPHEVAVRIEREERAGSTLVLIAGAVVVAVLLGVGWWWLND; from the coding sequence GTGCCGATCGCGGTCCCGGCGGCCGCCGACGGCGGCCCGCGCCCGGTGACGGTCGCGGTCACCTACGAACTCGACGGCGACGACGAGGTCGACCGACGGCGGACCGTCGTGCGCACGCTGTCGGTCCCCGTGAGCGACGCGGACCTGCTCGCGGTCACGGCCACCAACACGACGTACCGGCCCGGAACCGACGGACGGCTGCGCGTCACCGTCGAGAACGTCGGCGACCGCCGGCTCACGGACATCGAGCCACGGCTCTCGACGACGCCGCCGTTCGCCAGCGACGCGCCGGGCGCGTACGTCGATTCGCTCGCCCCGGGCGAGTCACGGACCGTCGCCTTCCCGGTGACCGTCGCCGGCGACGCCGTCGCCAGCACCCACTCGCTGCCGGTCAACGTCACGGCGAGGACAGCGGACGGCGACACCGTCCGCTCCGAGACACGGGACGTGCCGGTGACTATCGTCGATACGGACCTACTGGCGGTCACCGGCGTCAACGCGACGGTACCGCCCGATACCGACGGCCACCTGGACGTGCGTATCGAGAACGTCGGCTCGGTGCCACTGACCGATCTCACCCCCCGGATCGACCCGGCACCGCCGTTCACGAGCGAGGGACCGCGGAGCTACGTGTCACGGCTCGCTCCCGGCGAGTCGACGGTCGTCACCTTCCAGCTCACGGTCGCCGAGGACGCGGTCCCCAGCACCCAGTCGGTCCGGCTCAACGTCACGGCGACGACGCCAGACGACGACACCGTCCGGTCGGGGCCACACGAGGTGGCGGTGCGCATCGAGCGCGAGGAGCGCGCGGGAAGTACGCTCGTCCTGATCGCCGGCGCGGTCGTTGTCGCCGTCCTGCTGGGCGTGGGCTGGTGGTGGCTGAACGACTAG
- the pyrG gene encoding glutamine hydrolyzing CTP synthase: MPTEPETDYDPELGRKFIFVTGGVMSGLGKGITAASTGRLLKNAGFDVTAVKIDPYLNVDAGTMNPFQHGEVYVLKDGGEVDLDLGNYERFLDIDMTFDHNVTTGKTYQHVIEKERAGDYLGRTVQIIPHITDDIKRRIREAAEGNDVCIIEVGGTVGDIEGMPYLEALRQFAHEEDEGDILFTHVTLVPYSKNGEQKTKPTQHSVKELRSIGLQPDVLVGRCSDKLDIDTKEKIALFCDVPTEAVFSNPDVDDIYHVPLMVEEEGLDEYVMERLDIADEALPADERENRWRELVTQRTEGEVDIALVGKYDLEDAYMSVHEALKHAGLEKNVDVNVQWVDSEKMNDRHAGRMRDADGIVVPGGFGSRGTEGKIEAIQYARENGVPFLGLCLGFQMAVVEYARNVLGLTGAHSAELDEDTPHPVIDILPEQYEIEDMGGTMRLGANETAIEPGTLAATLYGGDSCTERHRHRYEVNPEYIDDLEDAGLVFSGRSGNRMEILELDHEAHPYFIGTQFHPEFRSRPTRASPPFVGLLEAVLGEDPHAVEGREVSH, from the coding sequence ATGCCGACCGAACCCGAAACGGACTACGACCCGGAGCTGGGTCGGAAGTTCATCTTTGTCACGGGCGGTGTGATGTCAGGGCTGGGGAAAGGCATCACCGCCGCCAGTACCGGCCGATTGCTCAAGAACGCCGGGTTCGATGTCACCGCCGTCAAGATCGATCCGTACCTCAACGTCGACGCTGGCACGATGAACCCGTTCCAGCACGGCGAGGTGTACGTCCTGAAAGACGGCGGCGAGGTCGACCTGGACCTGGGGAACTACGAGCGGTTCCTCGATATCGACATGACGTTCGATCACAACGTCACGACGGGCAAGACCTACCAGCACGTCATCGAGAAGGAGCGCGCGGGCGACTACCTGGGCCGGACCGTCCAGATCATCCCACACATCACCGACGACATCAAACGGCGCATCCGCGAGGCCGCCGAGGGCAACGATGTCTGTATCATCGAGGTCGGAGGGACCGTCGGTGACATCGAGGGGATGCCCTATCTGGAGGCGCTGCGGCAGTTCGCCCACGAGGAAGACGAGGGCGACATCCTCTTTACGCACGTCACGCTCGTCCCGTACTCCAAGAACGGCGAGCAGAAGACCAAGCCGACCCAGCACTCGGTGAAGGAGCTGCGCAGCATCGGGCTCCAGCCCGACGTGCTCGTGGGCCGCTGTTCGGACAAACTCGATATCGACACGAAAGAGAAGATCGCGCTGTTCTGTGACGTACCGACCGAGGCCGTCTTCTCGAACCCGGATGTCGACGACATCTACCACGTCCCGCTGATGGTCGAGGAAGAGGGGCTCGACGAGTACGTCATGGAGCGCCTGGACATCGCAGACGAGGCACTGCCCGCGGACGAGCGGGAGAACCGCTGGCGCGAACTGGTCACCCAGCGGACCGAGGGCGAGGTCGACATCGCGCTCGTCGGGAAGTACGATCTGGAGGACGCCTACATGTCCGTCCACGAGGCGCTGAAACACGCCGGCCTGGAGAAAAACGTCGACGTAAACGTCCAGTGGGTCGACTCCGAGAAGATGAACGACCGCCACGCGGGCCGGATGAGAGACGCCGACGGGATCGTCGTCCCCGGCGGCTTTGGCTCCCGCGGGACCGAAGGGAAGATCGAGGCGATCCAGTACGCCCGCGAGAACGGCGTTCCGTTCCTCGGGCTCTGTCTCGGCTTCCAGATGGCCGTCGTCGAGTACGCCCGGAACGTCCTGGGGCTGACCGGCGCACACTCGGCCGAACTCGACGAGGACACGCCCCACCCGGTCATCGACATCCTCCCCGAGCAGTACGAGATCGAGGACATGGGCGGGACGATGCGACTCGGCGCCAACGAGACCGCCATCGAACCGGGGACGCTCGCGGCCACGCTGTACGGCGGCGACTCCTGTACCGAACGCCACCGCCACCGCTACGAGGTCAACCCCGAGTACATCGACGACCTGGAGGACGCCGGCCTGGTCTTCTCCGGCCGGTCGGGCAACCGCATGGAGATTCTGGAACTCGATCACGAGGCCCACCCCTACTTCATCGGGACGCAGTTCCACCCCGAGTTCCGCTCGCGGCCCACGCGGGCGAGTCCGCCCTTCGTCGGCCTGCTGGAGGCCGTGCTGGGCGAGGACCCACACGCCGTCGAGGGTCGGGAGGTGAGCCACTGA
- a CDS encoding COG1361 S-layer family protein, which yields MARHSTQLLLVLVVASLLLTQSLVVAGGVRNPRFEASVPEPTLTPGAEQTITVELANDARDPDDVVEDATDVTVEARAGDTPFTVQSGPRFIGRMSDGQREPVPVRLVVPADAEPGTYQLRLRVSYVRDFDEDETRTVTATVRVPERPRLRVIDTETDLAVGDRGTVTVTVQNVGTTTARDARLALSTDDADLELGGGTQASRLLGDLSRFERETVEVAVRATGSARSERYALAATATFTDQDGFEVSQDLGAVGITPRPALGFELREVRSDLTTGVEGRLQGVLVNDGDRVARAAIVELSSSSETLRFPEPATPSAMSNPAGRARSRCRSRSRRPPTAARAR from the coding sequence ATGGCTCGTCACTCCACCCAGTTGCTCCTCGTCCTCGTCGTGGCCAGCCTCCTCCTCACACAGTCGCTGGTCGTCGCTGGCGGCGTCCGCAACCCCCGCTTCGAAGCCAGCGTCCCGGAGCCGACGCTCACGCCGGGGGCCGAGCAGACGATCACGGTGGAACTCGCGAACGACGCCAGAGACCCCGACGATGTCGTCGAGGACGCGACGGATGTCACCGTCGAGGCCCGCGCTGGCGACACGCCGTTCACCGTACAGTCCGGCCCGCGGTTCATCGGGCGGATGAGCGACGGCCAGCGCGAACCCGTCCCCGTTCGGCTGGTCGTCCCGGCGGACGCCGAGCCGGGGACCTACCAGCTCCGGCTCCGGGTCAGCTACGTCCGGGACTTCGACGAGGACGAGACCCGCACCGTCACCGCCACCGTCCGCGTCCCCGAGCGACCCCGACTGCGCGTGATCGACACGGAGACCGACCTCGCCGTCGGGGACCGGGGCACCGTCACCGTGACTGTCCAGAACGTCGGGACGACGACCGCACGCGACGCCCGCCTCGCGCTCTCGACCGACGACGCCGACCTCGAACTGGGCGGCGGGACCCAAGCCAGCCGGCTGCTGGGCGACCTCAGCCGGTTCGAGCGCGAGACCGTCGAGGTCGCCGTCAGGGCCACCGGGAGCGCACGCAGCGAACGCTACGCGCTGGCGGCGACGGCGACGTTCACCGATCAGGACGGCTTCGAAGTCAGCCAGGACCTCGGGGCGGTCGGTATCACCCCACGGCCCGCGCTGGGCTTCGAGCTCCGGGAGGTCCGGAGCGATCTCACGACCGGCGTCGAGGGGCGCCTCCAGGGTGTGCTCGTCAACGACGGCGACCGGGTCGCCCGGGCCGCCATCGTCGAACTCAGTTCGTCCTCGGAGACGCTCCGGTTCCCGGAGCCGGCCACCCCGTCGGCGATGTCGAACCCGGCGGGTCGAGCGCGTTCTCGGTGCCGATCGCGGTCCCGGCGGCCGCCGACGGCGGCCCGCGCCCGGTGA
- the ilvD gene encoding dihydroxy-acid dehydratase has protein sequence MSQQEHHERPEKDPDLRSNEVTEGPEHAPHRAMFRAMGYDDEDLASPMIGLANPAADITPCNVHLDDVAEAAYDGIDDAGGMPIEFGTITISDAISMGTEGMKASLISREMIADSVELVSFGERMDGLVTIGGCDKNMPGMMMASIRTDLPSVFLYGGSIMPGEHDGREITIQNVFEGVGAVADGDMTEDELDEMERNACPGAGSCGGMFTANTMASISEALGFAPLGSASPPAEHESRYEAAERAGELAVEVVQERRRPSDFLTRESFENAIALQVAVGGSTNAVLHLLALAAEAGVDLDIEAFNEISERTPKIADLQPGGERVMNDLHEVGGVPVVLNALYEADLLHGDALTVTGNTIGEELEAYDSPAIEDLDADYLYTVEEPKNEQGAIRILTGNLAPDGAVIKITGEDHLHHEGPVRVFDEEENAMQYVQEGRVESGDAIVIRNEGPRGGPGMREMLGVTSAVAGQGHSEDVALLTDGRFSGATRGFSIGHVAPEAYVGGPIAALEDGDRITIDIDNLELSIDLSDEEIEQRLDDHDPEPAYDNGVLAKYCRDFGSAANGAVTNPGAKWD, from the coding sequence ATGAGCCAGCAGGAACACCACGAGCGACCGGAGAAAGACCCCGATCTCCGGAGTAACGAAGTCACCGAAGGGCCTGAACACGCCCCTCACCGGGCGATGTTCCGGGCGATGGGCTACGACGACGAGGACCTGGCCTCGCCGATGATCGGCCTGGCAAACCCCGCCGCGGACATCACGCCGTGTAACGTCCACTTAGACGACGTGGCCGAAGCTGCCTACGACGGTATCGACGACGCCGGCGGGATGCCAATCGAGTTCGGCACCATCACTATCTCCGACGCGATCTCGATGGGCACCGAGGGGATGAAGGCCTCGCTCATCTCCCGTGAGATGATCGCCGACTCCGTCGAACTGGTCTCCTTTGGCGAGCGCATGGACGGACTGGTCACCATCGGCGGCTGTGACAAGAACATGCCGGGGATGATGATGGCCTCGATCCGGACCGACCTCCCGAGTGTCTTCCTCTACGGCGGGTCGATCATGCCCGGCGAGCACGACGGCCGCGAGATCACCATCCAGAACGTCTTCGAGGGCGTCGGCGCCGTCGCCGACGGCGACATGACCGAGGACGAACTCGACGAGATGGAGCGCAACGCCTGTCCCGGTGCGGGCTCCTGTGGCGGGATGTTCACGGCCAACACGATGGCCTCGATCTCCGAGGCGCTCGGGTTCGCGCCGCTTGGCAGCGCCAGCCCGCCGGCCGAACACGAGTCCCGCTACGAGGCGGCCGAACGCGCCGGTGAACTCGCCGTCGAGGTCGTCCAGGAACGGCGCCGGCCCTCCGATTTCCTCACGCGGGAGTCCTTCGAGAACGCCATCGCCCTCCAGGTCGCGGTCGGCGGGTCGACAAACGCCGTCCTCCACCTGCTCGCGCTGGCCGCCGAGGCCGGCGTCGACTTGGACATCGAGGCGTTCAACGAGATCAGCGAACGCACGCCCAAGATCGCCGACCTCCAGCCCGGCGGCGAGCGGGTGATGAACGACCTCCACGAGGTCGGTGGCGTCCCGGTGGTCCTCAACGCGCTGTACGAGGCCGACCTGCTGCACGGCGACGCGCTGACGGTCACCGGCAACACGATCGGCGAGGAACTGGAAGCGTACGACTCGCCGGCCATCGAGGACCTTGATGCCGACTACCTCTACACCGTCGAGGAGCCCAAGAACGAGCAGGGCGCCATCCGTATCCTCACGGGCAACCTCGCGCCCGACGGCGCGGTCATCAAGATCACGGGCGAGGACCACCTCCACCACGAGGGGCCGGTCCGGGTCTTCGACGAGGAGGAGAACGCGATGCAGTACGTCCAGGAAGGCCGCGTCGAGTCCGGCGATGCCATCGTCATCCGCAACGAGGGTCCCCGTGGCGGCCCGGGGATGCGCGAGATGCTCGGCGTCACCTCGGCCGTCGCCGGCCAGGGCCACTCAGAGGACGTGGCGCTGCTGACCGACGGCCGCTTCTCCGGTGCGACGCGTGGCTTCTCCATCGGCCACGTCGCCCCCGAAGCCTACGTCGGCGGCCCCATCGCCGCCCTGGAGGACGGCGACCGAATCACCATCGACATCGACAACCTGGAGCTGTCGATCGATCTCAGCGACGAGGAGATCGAACAGCGCCTCGACGACCACGACCCCGAACCCGCCTACGACAACGGAGTGTTGGCGAAGTACTGCCGGGACTTCGGGTCCGCGGCCAACGGCGCGGTGACGAACCCCGGCGCGAAGTGGGACTGA